From Staphylococcus sp. M0911, a single genomic window includes:
- the arcC gene encoding carbamate kinase, with protein MDNKIVIALGGNAIQTDDGSADAQRKAIRSTMQALKPLFDTDADIVISHGNGPQIGTMLIQQAKADSPQTPAMPLDVCGSMTQGMIGFWIETEVNRVLAEIKSPRRAGTVITRVEVDEHDPRMSNPTKPIGPFYTKEEAEQLQQANPESTYKEDAGRGYRKVVPSPLPVSILEHQLISTLVENQNIIIACGGGGIPVIKRNDTYEGVEAVIDKDFASERLAQLIDANTLMILTNVEHVYINYNEPNQEALTNVDVATLKQYAKDGKFAEGSMLPKIEAAIDFVESGEGRRAIITNLDNAYEAFKGHVGTQIEH; from the coding sequence ATGGATAACAAAATCGTCATCGCGTTAGGCGGTAATGCCATACAAACTGATGATGGCTCAGCTGACGCACAAAGAAAAGCAATACGTTCGACAATGCAAGCACTCAAACCTTTATTTGATACTGATGCAGACATCGTTATCTCTCATGGTAACGGTCCACAAATTGGTACGATGTTGATCCAACAAGCTAAGGCAGATAGTCCACAAACCCCTGCCATGCCGCTTGATGTTTGTGGTTCCATGACCCAAGGTATGATAGGATTCTGGATAGAGACGGAAGTCAACAGAGTACTTGCTGAAATTAAGAGCCCAAGACGCGCAGGTACAGTAATTACTCGTGTTGAGGTCGACGAACATGACCCCCGTATGTCTAACCCTACTAAACCGATTGGACCATTTTACACTAAAGAAGAAGCTGAGCAATTACAGCAAGCCAATCCAGAATCAACTTATAAGGAAGATGCTGGACGTGGTTACCGTAAAGTGGTACCTTCACCTTTGCCAGTGTCTATTTTAGAGCATCAACTCATTAGTACATTAGTAGAGAATCAAAATATCATCATTGCATGTGGTGGCGGCGGCATACCAGTTATTAAGCGCAACGACACATATGAAGGTGTCGAAGCTGTAATAGATAAAGACTTTGCCAGTGAACGCTTAGCACAACTCATCGACGCTAATACTTTAATGATATTAACGAACGTAGAGCATGTATATATCAACTATAACGAGCCTAATCAAGAGGCATTAACAAACGTTGACGTTGCAACGTTAAAACAATATGCCAAAGATGGTAAATTTGCCGAGGGTTCTATGCTTCCTAAAATCGAAGCTGCCATTGATTTTGTTGAAAGTGGTGAAGGCCGACGCGCGATTATCACTAATTTAGATAATGCATATGAAGCATTCAAAGGACATGTTGGCACACAAATCGAGCATTAA
- a CDS encoding Crp/Fnr family transcriptional regulator gives MTNNQSRGIAIDNSIITNHSDQCLERLAQLIHIPSVALQPYKNECIVRQYNKGQVIYYSSDELTHIYYLIDGYILREQFSMNGDVYRILNKDDKLFPMHNLFQEKTTNEMCTAITDCIMIAVPIDLIEYLCRNNDKVFIRIYQLLCNNQKQQIEYHMALSSKSAKERVIKILIYLCHMIGYDNDEFYEIKSFLTIQMISDLASISRETTGHIIQELKEQNILLKHHKNWIISKQILA, from the coding sequence ATGACAAACAACCAATCACGAGGCATTGCAATCGATAATTCAATAATCACAAATCATAGTGATCAGTGTCTTGAACGACTTGCCCAATTGATTCACATCCCTTCTGTTGCTTTACAACCTTACAAAAATGAATGTATCGTTAGACAATATAACAAAGGACAAGTCATTTACTATTCTTCTGACGAATTAACACATATTTACTATTTGATCGATGGTTATATATTAAGAGAACAATTTAGTATGAATGGTGATGTATACCGCATCTTAAACAAGGATGATAAATTATTCCCCATGCATAATCTCTTCCAAGAGAAGACAACGAATGAAATGTGTACAGCCATTACAGACTGTATCATGATTGCCGTTCCCATTGATCTTATTGAATATCTATGTAGAAACAATGACAAAGTGTTTATTAGAATTTACCAATTGTTATGTAACAATCAGAAACAACAAATTGAATATCATATGGCACTCAGTTCTAAAAGTGCAAAAGAACGCGTGATTAAAATATTAATTTATTTATGTCACATGATTGGTTATGATAACGATGAATTTTATGAAATCAAATCATTTTTAACGATTCAAATGATTAGTGATCTTGCAAGTATTTCACGTGAAACAACTGGCCATATTATTCAAGAATTGAAAGAGCAAAATATTTTGCTTAAGCACCATAAAAACTGGATTATCAGTAAACAAATTTTAGCGTAA
- a CDS encoding ArgR family transcriptional regulator, whose protein sequence is MRKSKRLDLISTIVKDNDIRSKAEIVDYLDKHFGIKYSVATISRDLNELKIYKMPTANNDRCYRKFNDNAQSEAKTKLIAFYNDEIEKVTIKDHYLIVKTSPGFAQSVNFYIDQLNLNEVLGTVGGNDTILILVSSADVTEFVHYQLFGQTYQEELKS, encoded by the coding sequence ATGAGAAAAAGTAAACGATTGGATTTAATATCGACAATTGTGAAAGATAATGACATACGTTCAAAAGCCGAAATTGTGGACTATCTTGATAAACATTTTGGTATCAAATATAGTGTGGCAACGATTAGTAGAGATTTAAATGAACTTAAAATATATAAAATGCCTACCGCCAATAATGATCGATGTTACCGAAAGTTTAATGATAATGCTCAAAGCGAAGCGAAAACGAAACTCATAGCCTTTTACAATGATGAGATCGAAAAGGTCACAATTAAAGATCACTACCTTATTGTTAAAACATCGCCAGGATTTGCGCAAAGTGTGAACTTTTATATCGATCAGCTCAATTTAAATGAGGTATTAGGAACAGTTGGCGGTAATGACACGATATTGATATTAGTTAGTTCAGCTGATGTTACTGAATTTGTACATTATCAATTATTTGGACAGACGTATCAAGAAGAACTAAAGTCATGA
- a CDS encoding SulP family inorganic anion transporter has product MVDNWKVQWFNQPMKNILAGIVVALALIPEAIAFSIIAGVDPMIGLYAAFIIATVTAIVGGRPAMISGATGAVALVVTPLVKEHGVEYLFAATILMGLIQLVLGILKVGRLMKFIPQSVMIGFVNALGIMIFLSQIEHIFNISIATYIYVIITLLIVYIVPRFFKAIPAPLIAIILLTALYMFTGANVHTVGDLGTIKQALPHFIIPQVPYTLETLQIILPFSVSMAIVGLVESLLTAKIVDEFTNTYSSKNKESRGQGIANIITGFFGGMGGCAMIGQSVINVKSGATSRLSTLTAGVVLIFMIIVLGDLVVQIPMPILAGIMVMVSIGTVDWHSFKYIKNAPKTDAFVMILTVIIVLMTHNLAIGVIVGVVFSALFFATKISNVNVTTETFDETLHVYFEGQIFFVSIDSMMNQIDFNVDHSVIELDFNHAHLWDDSAVNAIDTIVQKFEANHNTVYVKKLNSDSRKIISELSQINHNQLI; this is encoded by the coding sequence ATGGTAGATAATTGGAAAGTTCAGTGGTTTAATCAACCAATGAAAAATATACTAGCAGGTATTGTAGTGGCACTTGCTTTAATTCCAGAAGCGATTGCCTTTTCAATCATAGCGGGGGTGGACCCGATGATTGGTTTATATGCGGCGTTTATCATAGCGACAGTGACAGCGATTGTTGGTGGACGACCGGCAATGATTTCAGGTGCTACAGGTGCAGTTGCACTTGTTGTGACACCACTCGTGAAGGAACATGGCGTGGAATATTTATTTGCAGCGACGATTTTAATGGGATTGATTCAACTTGTCTTAGGTATTTTAAAAGTAGGAAGACTGATGAAGTTCATTCCACAATCCGTAATGATTGGTTTCGTTAATGCATTAGGTATTATGATCTTTCTATCTCAAATTGAGCATATTTTTAATATATCCATTGCGACTTACATTTATGTCATTATTACTTTATTAATCGTATATATTGTACCTAGATTCTTTAAAGCAATTCCTGCACCATTAATTGCGATTATTTTATTAACAGCATTATATATGTTTACAGGTGCCAATGTGCATACTGTTGGTGATTTAGGTACGATTAAACAGGCATTGCCTCATTTCATTATTCCACAAGTACCTTACACACTGGAGACATTACAAATCATCTTACCATTTTCAGTTTCAATGGCGATTGTAGGGTTAGTAGAAAGCTTACTCACTGCTAAAATTGTAGACGAATTTACAAATACTTATAGTAGTAAAAATAAGGAATCTCGTGGACAAGGTATCGCAAATATCATTACAGGATTCTTCGGTGGTATGGGTGGTTGTGCGATGATCGGACAATCTGTCATTAATGTGAAATCAGGTGCGACAAGTCGATTATCGACATTAACTGCAGGTGTAGTACTCATATTTATGATTATTGTATTAGGGGATTTAGTAGTGCAAATTCCAATGCCTATTTTAGCGGGAATTATGGTCATGGTATCTATTGGAACAGTAGACTGGCATTCCTTTAAATATATTAAAAATGCTCCAAAAACGGATGCCTTTGTGATGATTCTAACAGTTATTATTGTATTGATGACACATAATCTAGCCATTGGTGTTATCGTAGGTGTCGTATTTAGTGCACTCTTCTTCGCGACTAAGATTTCTAACGTGAATGTGACAACAGAGACGTTTGATGAGACGTTACATGTATACTTTGAAGGTCAAATTTTCTTTGTATCTATTGATTCCATGATGAACCAAATTGACTTTAATGTGGACCATTCAGTCATTGAATTAGACTTCAACCATGCACATTTATGGGATGATTCAGCAGTGAATGCGATTGATACCATCGTACAGAAATTCGAAGCCAATCATAATACCGTCTATGTGAAAAAGTTAAATTCAGATAGTAGAAAGATTATTTCCGAGCTAAGTCAGATTAATCATAACCAGTTGATTTAA
- the arcA gene encoding arginine deiminase — MEKGPIHVNSEIGKLKTVLLKRPGKELENLVPDHLSGLLFDDIPYLKVAQEEHDHFAQVLRDEGVEVVYLEHLAAEAIADASVREQFIDDILKESQKTVLGHEKEIKELFATLNDQELVEKIMAGVRKEEIQLETNHLVEYMDDRYPFYLDPMPNLYFTRDPQASVGRGMTINRMYWRARRRESIFMTYILKYHPRFKNDDVPVWLDRNSPFNIEGGDELILSKDVLAVGISERTSAQAIERLARQILFDDQSTFTKVLAIEIPNSRTFMHLDTVFTMIDYDKFTMHAAIFKEEDNMNIFTIEKDEQGQDIKITHSNKLKETLEEALNIDNIEFIPTGNGDVIDGAREQWNDGSNTLTIRPGVVVTYDRNYVSNQLLRDKGIKVIEITGSELVRGRGGPRCMSQPLYREDI, encoded by the coding sequence ATGGAAAAAGGACCTATCCACGTAAACAGTGAAATCGGCAAATTAAAAACGGTATTACTTAAACGACCAGGTAAAGAATTAGAAAATTTAGTACCTGATCATCTAAGTGGATTGCTATTTGACGATATTCCTTATTTGAAAGTTGCTCAAGAAGAGCATGACCATTTCGCTCAAGTACTTAGAGATGAAGGTGTCGAGGTTGTTTATTTAGAACACCTAGCTGCAGAAGCCATTGCAGATGCCTCTGTTCGCGAACAATTTATCGATGACATTTTAAAAGAATCTCAAAAGACTGTCCTCGGTCATGAAAAAGAAATTAAAGAACTGTTCGCGACATTAAATGACCAAGAACTGGTAGAAAAAATTATGGCTGGTGTACGTAAAGAAGAAATTCAATTAGAAACGAATCACCTCGTAGAATATATGGATGACCGCTATCCATTCTATCTCGATCCAATGCCAAACCTTTACTTCACTAGAGATCCTCAAGCATCTGTAGGTAGAGGAATGACTATCAACCGTATGTATTGGCGTGCCCGTCGTCGTGAATCAATCTTCATGACATATATTTTGAAATATCACCCAAGATTCAAAAACGACGATGTCCCAGTTTGGTTAGATCGAAATTCACCATTCAATATTGAGGGTGGCGATGAATTAATTCTATCTAAAGATGTACTTGCAGTTGGTATTTCTGAACGTACCTCTGCACAAGCTATCGAACGCTTAGCAAGACAAATTTTATTCGATGATCAATCTACATTTACTAAAGTACTTGCCATCGAAATTCCAAACAGCCGTACATTTATGCATTTAGATACAGTATTTACCATGATTGACTACGACAAATTTACAATGCATGCTGCGATTTTCAAAGAAGAAGATAACATGAACATCTTCACCATTGAAAAAGATGAACAAGGTCAAGACATTAAAATTACGCACTCAAACAAATTAAAAGAAACATTAGAAGAGGCGCTTAACATCGACAATATTGAATTTATCCCAACAGGTAATGGTGACGTTATCGATGGTGCCCGTGAACAATGGAATGACGGTTCTAACACATTGACTATCCGTCCAGGGGTTGTCGTAACTTACGACCGAAACTATGTATCTAACCAATTATTACGTGATAAAGGCATTAAAGTTATTGAAATTACAGGTAGTGAATTAGTCCGTGGTCGTGGGGGCCCAAGATGTATGAGCCAACCATTATATAGAGAAGATATTTAA
- the argF gene encoding ornithine carbamoyltransferase: MSEIQQPLNLKGRHLLKEDDFTKKEFSDLIDFAITLKDYKQKGIPHRYLDHKNIALLFEKNSTRTRAAFTVASIDLGAHPEFLGKNDIQLGKKESVEDTAKVLGRMFDGIEFRGFSQEMVEDLAKYSGVPVWNGLTDAWHPTQMLADYMTVKENFGHLDGIKLTYVGDGRNNVANSLLVAGPMLGVDVTICSPKALFPSQDYVDIAERRAKQDGGSITITDNIDEGVKDADVIYTDVWVSMGEESEFESRIKLLKDYQVNRAMFDKTGKDSTIFLHCLPAFHDTNTTYGQQIKDDYGLSEMEVTDEIFRSKHSKVFDQAENRMHTIKAVMAATLG, encoded by the coding sequence ATGTCAGAAATTCAACAACCACTTAACTTAAAAGGTAGACATTTATTAAAAGAAGATGACTTTACGAAAAAAGAATTTAGCGATTTAATCGATTTCGCTATTACTTTAAAAGATTATAAACAAAAAGGGATTCCACATCGTTATTTAGATCATAAAAATATCGCCCTATTATTTGAAAAGAATTCTACACGTACACGTGCAGCCTTTACTGTTGCCTCTATTGATTTAGGTGCACATCCTGAATTCTTAGGAAAAAATGATATCCAATTAGGTAAAAAAGAATCTGTTGAAGACACAGCTAAAGTACTAGGAAGAATGTTTGATGGTATCGAATTCCGCGGTTTCTCACAAGAGATGGTTGAAGACTTAGCTAAATATTCAGGTGTACCTGTATGGAATGGTTTAACCGACGCATGGCATCCAACACAAATGTTAGCTGACTACATGACAGTTAAAGAAAACTTTGGTCATTTAGATGGCATCAAACTTACTTATGTAGGTGACGGACGTAACAATGTGGCTAACTCACTACTTGTGGCTGGACCAATGCTTGGTGTAGACGTAACAATTTGTTCTCCTAAAGCACTCTTCCCATCTCAAGACTATGTTGATATTGCAGAAAGACGTGCCAAACAAGACGGTGGTTCAATCACAATTACAGATAATATTGACGAAGGTGTTAAAGATGCCGATGTTATCTACACTGACGTGTGGGTATCTATGGGTGAAGAAAGTGAATTTGAATCACGTATTAAATTATTAAAAGACTATCAAGTTAATAGAGCTATGTTCGATAAAACTGGTAAAGATAGCACGATTTTCTTACATTGTTTACCAGCCTTCCATGATACGAATACAACATATGGTCAACAAATCAAAGATGACTATGGTTTATCTGAAATGGAAGTCACTGACGAGATATTTAGAAGCAAACATTCTAAAGTATTCGATCAAGCAGAAAACCGTATGCATACGATTAAAGCTGTGATGGCAGCTACGCTAGGATAG
- a CDS encoding YqcI/YcgG family protein produces the protein MESKGFPCVFGVQGHKKEVHFYSALNYPYSPEELSKDIDLYLNELKKMPKKDRGISGLLVYFEPIGNMSIHAKQFMVWQLLSSMKNKYGYKKDNIDNNPLDDGYVYRFKNELWFINFSSNSYKHRKSRNLGTFITLAMQTLSKSDEYFNYNMETKAKAQKNVRKLAEKYDGCPVHSGLGPVIGSGKFPPAKLSYFIGDTNSEKSYEPWKFQAFRPQKIILDESIISENGPQVKHFECLYGNEKIKRYSNCKEEHDINENNLLVTNSSDLVELYNSNIQIATFNKNIASEYNVFDIDYMNDLLALRFIKDNAIYN, from the coding sequence ATAGAATCGAAAGGATTTCCATGTGTATTTGGCGTACAAGGACATAAAAAGGAAGTTCACTTTTATTCTGCATTAAATTATCCATATAGTCCTGAAGAATTATCTAAAGATATAGATCTTTATTTAAATGAATTAAAAAAGATGCCTAAAAAAGATAGGGGCATTTCTGGATTGTTAGTATATTTTGAACCAATTGGCAATATGAGTATACATGCAAAGCAGTTTATGGTTTGGCAACTTCTTTCATCAATGAAAAATAAGTATGGATATAAAAAGGATAATATTGATAATAATCCTTTAGACGATGGTTATGTGTATCGCTTTAAAAATGAATTATGGTTCATTAATTTTAGTTCTAATAGTTATAAACACAGAAAATCAAGAAATTTAGGTACTTTTATAACATTAGCAATGCAAACTCTTAGTAAATCAGATGAATATTTTAATTACAATATGGAAACTAAAGCTAAAGCACAAAAAAATGTTAGAAAATTAGCAGAGAAATATGATGGTTGTCCCGTACATTCTGGTTTAGGACCTGTTATTGGTTCAGGAAAATTTCCACCAGCTAAATTATCTTATTTTATAGGGGATACCAATTCGGAAAAATCTTATGAACCATGGAAATTTCAAGCATTTAGACCACAAAAAATAATATTAGATGAATCAATTATTAGTGAAAATGGACCTCAAGTTAAGCATTTTGAATGCCTTTATGGAAACGAAAAAATTAAACGATACTCAAACTGTAAAGAAGAACATGACATAAATGAAAACAATCTACTAGTTACTAATTCCTCAGATTTAGTAGAGTTATATAATAGTAATATTCAAATAGCAACCTTTAATAAGAATATAGCTTCAGAGTACAATGTTTTTGATATAGATTATATGAATGATTTATTGGCATTAAGATTCATCAAAGATAACGCTATTTATAACTAA
- the arcD gene encoding arginine-ornithine antiporter, producing the protein MSESDGNKLSKTSLIGLVIGSMIGGGAFNIISDMGNQAGGLAIIIGWIITAIGMISLAFVFQNLTNERQDLDGGIYSYAQAGFGDFIGFSSAWGYWFAAFLGNVAYATLLMSAVGNFFPIFKGGNTLPSIIVASILLWGVHYLILKGVETAAFINSIVTVAKLIPILLVIVCMIAAFNFETFKAGLYGMTSGDTGIFSWGDTLGQVKSTMLVTVWVFTGIEGAVVFSSRAKSKKDVGTATVIGLISVLVIYFLMTVLAQGVIQQNHISELSNPSMAAVLEHIVGHWGSVLVNIGLIISVLGAWLGWTLLAGELPFVVAKDGLFPKWFAKENKNKAPVNSLLITNILVQIFLISMLFTESAYQFAFSLASSAILIPYMFSAFYQVKYTYLTKERATTKQWVIGIISSVYAIWLVYAAGIDYLLLTMLLYIPGLFVYQTVQKNNRKPLSKVDYIFFVLITILAIIGIFRLITGAVNVF; encoded by the coding sequence ATGAGTGAATCAGATGGAAATAAATTAAGTAAAACCTCCTTGATTGGCCTCGTCATTGGTTCAATGATTGGTGGCGGTGCATTTAACATTATTTCTGATATGGGTAATCAAGCTGGTGGTTTAGCCATCATTATCGGTTGGATTATCACAGCAATTGGTATGATTTCCCTAGCCTTTGTCTTTCAGAACTTAACGAATGAAAGACAAGACTTAGATGGTGGTATCTATAGCTATGCACAAGCCGGGTTCGGTGATTTTATTGGATTTTCAAGTGCTTGGGGTTATTGGTTTGCAGCCTTCCTAGGCAACGTGGCCTATGCCACATTATTAATGTCAGCAGTCGGTAACTTCTTCCCAATCTTCAAAGGTGGAAATACCTTACCAAGTATTATCGTTGCTTCTATCCTTTTATGGGGCGTACATTACCTCATCTTAAAAGGTGTAGAAACAGCTGCGTTTATTAATAGTATCGTTACTGTTGCTAAACTCATCCCTATCTTACTTGTCATCGTATGTATGATTGCTGCGTTTAACTTTGAGACCTTTAAAGCTGGTTTATACGGTATGACAAGTGGCGATACTGGCATATTCAGTTGGGGTGATACATTAGGCCAAGTGAAAAGTACAATGCTTGTAACGGTCTGGGTATTTACAGGTATTGAAGGTGCGGTTGTCTTTTCAAGCCGTGCTAAAAGTAAAAAAGACGTCGGTACTGCAACTGTGATCGGTCTTATCTCTGTATTAGTCATCTATTTCTTAATGACTGTTCTCGCACAAGGTGTCATTCAACAGAATCATATTTCAGAACTATCTAACCCATCTATGGCTGCAGTCTTAGAACATATTGTAGGACATTGGGGTTCAGTACTAGTCAACATTGGTTTAATCATTTCAGTATTAGGTGCTTGGTTAGGATGGACACTACTCGCAGGTGAATTACCCTTCGTTGTTGCGAAAGATGGCCTATTCCCTAAATGGTTTGCAAAAGAAAATAAAAATAAAGCACCTGTCAATTCATTATTAATTACGAATATATTAGTACAAATCTTTTTAATCAGTATGTTATTCACAGAGAGTGCATATCAATTCGCCTTTTCACTCGCATCCAGTGCGATCCTTATCCCATATATGTTCAGTGCTTTCTATCAAGTTAAATACACTTACTTAACGAAGGAACGCGCAACAACGAAACAATGGGTTATTGGTATTATCTCGTCTGTTTACGCGATTTGGCTCGTTTATGCAGCGGGTATAGATTACTTACTATTAACTATGTTGCTCTATATCCCAGGCTTATTCGTTTACCAAACCGTCCAAAAAAACAACCGGAAACCTTTAAGCAAGGTTGACTATATCTTCTTTGTATTAATCACAATTCTAGCAATCATTGGCATTTTCAGATTAATCACTGGTGCCGTAAATGTATTCTAA
- a CDS encoding N-acetyltransferase gives MKFIIRQEQKEDYLQTEEVVKKAFENESYSDQSEHTLVAKLRKSEAFVPDLSLVAVNEDKIIGHILLSKILIDTEDKKVESLSLAPISVLPEYQNKGVGQKLIQQALTIAEIIDFESVIVMGYEAYYPKFGFKKASHWGIQAPFEVPDELLMAIELKDSALNHASGIIQYPNAFFE, from the coding sequence ATGAAATTCATCATCAGACAAGAGCAAAAAGAAGATTACCTGCAAACTGAAGAAGTAGTGAAAAAGGCTTTTGAGAATGAATCATATAGTGATCAAAGTGAGCACACATTGGTTGCGAAATTACGAAAGTCAGAGGCATTTGTTCCAGATTTATCATTAGTCGCTGTAAATGAAGATAAAATCATAGGACATATATTATTATCTAAAATTTTGATTGATACTGAGGATAAGAAAGTAGAATCTTTATCATTAGCACCTATTTCTGTTTTACCCGAATATCAAAATAAAGGTGTAGGTCAAAAATTAATACAACAAGCTTTAACCATTGCAGAAATCATTGATTTTGAATCAGTCATCGTTATGGGGTACGAAGCATATTATCCGAAATTTGGTTTCAAAAAAGCATCTCATTGGGGCATACAAGCACCTTTTGAAGTACCAGATGAGTTATTGATGGCAATTGAATTAAAAGATAGTGCTTTAAATCATGCTTCAGGTATCATCCAATATCCAAACGCATTTTTTGAATGA
- a CDS encoding 3-hydroxyacyl-CoA dehydrogenase — MNFKNVVVAGGGVLGSQIAFQSAFHGFNVTLYDINDEALEKVKERLNILKGRYLDDLDTTEEKVEQAYQSIQFSTSIPDAAKDADIVIEAIPEVVSIKTDFYKQLGESAPEKTIFATNSSTFAPSQFKDVTGRPEKFLALHFANEIWLRNTGEVMRTEDTSDEIFNEVLDFAKAIGMVPLPIHKEQPGYILNSLLVPLVTQAGYLLGNEVADYKMIDKTWMKATNDEHGPFGMNDIVGIATHLNIRKSKMDENSPEWAKNYLRFLEGMVEEGRLGKSVGKGFYNYPNPEFKSKDFFDNPKEIKDLTHGFKNITVAGGGVLGSQIAFQTASGDFNVSLYDISDDAIEAAKGRIKQIKQDYKSDMNVDDATVDKFESNISYYTDLAEATKDADLVIEVVPENTDIKKDFYKQLSEVLNEDAYIVTNSSTLRPSDFEDLTGRPEKFAALHFSNGVWLKNTGEVMVASKTTEDTFNKILAFARDIHLVVIPIHKEQPGYILNTLLIPLLHAGLKLLVKDIANVETIDKTWMIGFHAVHGPLAIVDIIGLNTMYHILNAIYQESNDEIDGKVVDLLQSKIDKGELGRGVGKGFYDYSNGAPYLEPDFLK, encoded by the coding sequence ATGAATTTTAAAAACGTAGTAGTCGCAGGTGGCGGTGTACTAGGAAGCCAAATCGCTTTCCAAAGTGCATTCCACGGATTTAACGTAACGTTATATGATATTAATGATGAGGCTTTAGAAAAAGTCAAAGAGCGTTTGAATATCTTAAAAGGACGTTATTTAGATGATTTAGATACGACTGAAGAGAAAGTAGAACAAGCGTATCAATCAATCCAATTTAGTACTAGTATTCCTGATGCAGCAAAAGATGCTGACATTGTTATTGAAGCCATTCCAGAAGTTGTTTCAATTAAAACAGATTTCTATAAACAATTAGGTGAAAGTGCACCTGAAAAAACAATTTTCGCAACAAATTCTTCAACATTTGCGCCAAGTCAATTTAAAGATGTTACAGGTAGACCAGAAAAATTCTTGGCATTACATTTTGCTAATGAAATTTGGCTACGTAATACAGGTGAAGTGATGCGTACGGAAGATACTTCAGATGAAATCTTTAATGAAGTCTTAGACTTTGCGAAAGCAATCGGTATGGTACCACTTCCAATCCACAAAGAACAACCAGGTTATATCTTAAATTCATTACTTGTACCTTTAGTAACACAAGCAGGTTACTTACTTGGTAACGAAGTTGCAGATTATAAAATGATCGATAAAACATGGATGAAAGCGACAAACGATGAACATGGACCATTTGGTATGAATGATATCGTTGGTATCGCGACACATTTAAATATCAGAAAATCAAAAATGGATGAAAATTCACCAGAATGGGCTAAAAACTACCTTAGATTCTTAGAAGGTATGGTAGAAGAAGGTCGTCTTGGTAAATCTGTAGGTAAAGGTTTCTACAATTATCCAAACCCTGAATTCAAGAGCAAAGACTTCTTCGATAATCCAAAAGAAATCAAAGATTTAACACACGGATTTAAAAATATTACTGTCGCAGGTGGCGGTGTCTTAGGTAGTCAAATCGCATTCCAAACTGCATCTGGTGACTTTAACGTGTCACTTTATGATATTAGTGATGATGCGATTGAAGCTGCTAAAGGTCGTATAAAACAAATTAAACAAGATTACAAATCAGATATGAATGTGGATGACGCTACTGTAGACAAATTCGAATCAAATATCAGTTATTACACTGATTTAGCTGAAGCAACTAAAGATGCAGATTTAGTTATTGAAGTTGTACCAGAAAATACTGATATTAAAAAAGACTTCTATAAACAATTAAGCGAAGTCTTAAATGAAGATGCGTATATCGTTACAAACTCTTCTACATTAAGACCAAGTGACTTTGAAGATTTAACTGGTCGTCCAGAAAAATTCGCGGCATTACACTTCTCAAATGGTGTATGGCTTAAAAACACTGGTGAAGTCATGGTTGCAAGCAAAACAACAGAAGACACATTTAATAAAATCTTAGCATTTGCACGTGATATTCACTTAGTAGTAATTCCAATTCACAAAGAACAACCAGGATATATCTTAAATACGTTATTAATTCCATTACTACATGCTGGACTTAAATTATTAGTTAAAGACATTGCAAATGTTGAAACAATTGATAAAACATGGATGATCGGATTCCATGCGGTTCATGGTCCATTAGCTATTGTAGATATCATTGGATTAAATACGATGTATCACATTTTAAATGCTATTTACCAAGAATCTAACGATGAAATCGATGGTAAAGTCGTTGATTTATTACAAAGTAAAATCGATAAAGGTGAATTAGGCCGTGGTGTAGGTAAAGGTTTCTATGACTACTCAAACGGTGCACCATATTTAGAACCAGATTTCTTAAAATAA